The Gloeobacter morelensis MG652769 genome contains the following window.
CCTTCGAATCTGAGCTAGTCGGCCCCGGCGGGCTAACCGCCTCGCTCCTGCAGCTGCCTGAGTTGATACTCGATACGGTCGAGGCGGCTTTTGAGCGCCTCGATCTCGGTCTGGTTCGGCACGTCGTACTCTTTGAGCACCGTTTTGATCTGGCGGCGGAACTGCTCTTCGAAATTGCCCTGCTCCTCGCGCAGGCGAAAGAGCAAGTCGTCGAGAAATTCTTTGGCGTCCTCCTGGCGCAGGCGGCCGTCGCTCACCCATTCGTCGACGGCCTGCTGAAGCCGCTCAGTAATTACGGCGGTGGCGCCGACACCCATCAACAGCAGCTGTTTGAGAACGTTGTTTTCCATGTGTTTCACCGATCGGTCGAGATGGAGGAGCCGGACGTAAGCCGGGTTCTGTTCCACCGCAGCAGAGCTGCGGCGGGGCGGTCATCTATCTGGGACGCCGGTTGCCCGGCGCCTCAAGCGGCGTGTTGGGGGACGGTCAACGAGCAACCCACGTGTCCCCCGCCTTGCTCAGGACGGGGTTTACCGAGCCGGCACCTCTCGATGCCGCTGGTGCGCTCTTACCGCACCTTTGCACCCTTACCTGCGGGGCGCAAGCGCCCCCATCGGCGGTATGTTTCTGTGGCACTATCCTCACGCTCGCGCGCACTGGGCGTTACCCAGCAATCCGCTCGTTGGGGAGCCCGGACTTTCCTCAGGCCGGTTGCCCGGCCCGCGACCACCGCACCAACTCCTCCACCTCTATTTTAGGGCGGCGGTGCGGCCGGTCTGGCATCCGGCGGAGCGTTGCATCCACCCGCCAGTGGTGCATAGTAAAGAATGTGCCCAATCCCCCGATGTGCCATGCTGCGTGCGATTCAGCCCGAAAAAGTCTATCCCTCGGTTCAGCGCTATCTGGAGTTGCTGTTCATGCTCACCTGGCGCAACCTCAAGGTGCGCTACCGCGGCTCGGCGCTGGGGATCTACTGGTCGCTGCTCAATCCGCTGATCATGACCGGGGTCTACACGGCCATATTCGGCACCACGTTCGCTTCTTACTACAACGATTCGCTGCTGAGCTATCTGCTCGCCGCCTTTACGGGCCTGGTGGTAATCAACTTCTTCAACATCACCACCCTCCAGGCCCTGCCGAGCGTGGTCGCCAGCGGCGCAATGCTCAACAAAATCCGCATTCCCTTCAGCGTTCTCCCCCTTTCGCTGGTGGGTGCCAATATTTTTCAGTACGTGGTGGGTGTGCTGCCGCTTTTGGTGGTGATGACTTTATTTATCACCGGGCAGCCCGCCCACGTGCCGCTGCTGCTTTTGCCTTCGCTGGCCCTGGCGCTGGTGGCGACCGGCATCAGCCTGATGGTGAGCGCCCTCTATGTCTTTTTTCGCGATTTGCCCTATATCTATGAATTGGTCACATTTGCGCTGTTTTTGAGCAGCCCGGTATTTTATCCGGCGGCCATCGTCCCGGATTCTGTCAAGCCTTTTCTTGCAATTAACCCGCTCACGCCGATCATCGAAAGCCTGCGCCAATTGATCTTAGGCGGCACCGCCATCGACTGGGGTCTACTGGGTTTCGCTCTGTTGTCGGGTGGGGTGGTCTGCGGCCTCGGTTGGGTGCTGTTCCACGCCTGGTCCGATCGCTACATGGACTTGTTGTAGCCCGGCCAACTGCGCTAGTCTGCCTAAAGGTTCATCCGCAACATCCCATTGGAAGCCATTCGACTCAGCAACGTTTCTCTCTGGCGGCGCACCCAGGAGGAATTCTCCTACGACCTCAAAAAAACTGTCCTGACTATTCTGGACGGTCGCTACCGCAAACCCGGCCGCAAACAGGTGCTCGCAGGCGTTGATCTGACGATCGAAAGCGGTGAGAAAGTCGGGATCGTAGGCTCGAACGGCTCGGGCAAATCGACCCTGCTCAAGGTGATCTGCGGCATTCTCAAGCCAACCACCGGCGAGGTGCACGTGCGCGGGGCGATTGCGCCCCTGATTGAACTGGGGGCGGGCTTCGACTCGGATCTGTCATTGGTCGACAACATCGTGCTCTACGGCGTGCTGCTCGGGTTCTCGCGCCGCGAGATGCGCGCTCGGGTACGGCCCATCCTCGAATTTGCTGACTTGGCCGCTTACGCCGATGTGCCGGTCAAGACGCTCTCCTCGGGGATGACCGCCCGGCTCGGCTTTGCCATCGCCACCGACGTGCCGCCGGATATTTTGATCCTCGATGAGGTGCTCTCGGTGGGTGACGAGCGCTTCAAGACCAAGTGCCGCAGCCGACTGGAGCAGTACTGGGGAGAGAATGCGACGGTGCTGGTGGTTTCCCACGATTTGCCCTATATCGAGCAAAGCTGCGAGCGGGTGGTGTGGATGAACGGCGGCCGGGTGATGCGCTCCGGTCCCCCCGCCGAGGTGATCGCAAGCTACCTGCACTCGATACAGACCCCCGCCGGCGCCGAGCGGGGCTGAGGTGCCCACGAGCGCTAAGCAAATGTTTCAGGCTATGCTTTTATCTGGCCATTCGCTCCGGTCCCAGCGCGCATGATTGGCAAAGTAGGCGGGGATCCCACAGCAAGAGTCCTGAAGATTGTGGACCTCTATCTGGTCTCGGAGTTGCTGCTGCCGTTTTTATTCGGGGTGGCGACGTTTGCCTCCCTGGGCATGATTGTCGGCTCGCTTTTTGAGCTGGTGCGGGCGATGCTCGACAACGGCCTGTCGGTGACGGTGGCAGCCCAGGTGTTCGCCCTGCGGCTGCCCTCAGTAATCGTCATCACTTTTCCTACGGCGATGCTGCTCGCCACGCTCCTGGCCTACGCCCGGCTGTCCGGCGACGCCGAGACGGTGGCGATGCGCGCCTGCGGGATGAGCGTCTACCGGCTGGTGCTCCCGGCTCTGTCGGTCGGGTTGCTGGTCACTGGGGCGACTTTTATGTGCAACGAACTGGTGGTACCGGCGAGCAACGCCGAGGCCAGCCGGTTGCTCTTCCAGGCCATCGACCGCGACAAGCCCGATTTTCAGAAGGACAATATCATCTACCCCGAGTACGGGTTTGTGACGCCGCGCGACGGTCGCCCTACCTACCACACGCTGGTGCGGCTATTCTATGCCCGTCAGTTCGCCGGGGGGATCATGCGCGATCTGACGGTGCTCGATTATTCGCAAGATGCCGTCAACCAGGTAATCACCGCCGCCGCTGCGGTCTACGACAACCGCTCAGGGGCCTGGACACTCCAGGATGGCACCGTCTATGTGGTCGCCCCGGACGGTTCCTACCGCAATGTGTTGCGCTTCAAGCGCCAGCAAGTCAAGCTCAGCGAGCGGCCCGAGCAGTTTGGGGGCGGCGCGCGTCCGGAGGATCTACCCATCGCCCAACTGAGCGATTACATCCGCCGCCTGGAACTCTCGCAGCAGCAGGTGCGCACTTTGCAAGTCAGCCTCCAGCAGAAGTACGCCATACCGGTCACCTGCTTTGTCTTTGCACTGGTGGGCGCAACTTTGGGCCTCAGGCGGGTGCGCACCAGCAACGCCCTCGGCCTGGGGCTGAGCATCTTGATCATTTTTGGCTACTACTTGCTGATGTTTGTCTGCCAGGCCCTCGGTCAGACCGGGGTGCTCGCTCCCTGGTTGGGAGCCTGGGCACCCAATCTTGCGGTCGGTGCCCTCGGGGGGGTGCTGTTGTGGCGCACCGCCCGCTGAGGGTACGCCTGCGGCGGGTGCGCCGCCAAACGTAGTAGGATACAGGCTTTGAAAGTCCCGTGGAGGGGTATAGACGGTGGCCTCGGTCATTCTCTGCTGGTTGTACGTGACCGCTCTGGGCGGCCTTTGCGGCTGGTTGCTCCTGCACCGGGCGGACCGTGCTTCGGAGGCGGTGCCCCCGGCGGTGGTGCCGCTGGTGGGGCTTGCGGCGGTGACGGCGGCGGCGGGTTATCTTTCGCTGTTTATCGGTCTTGGGCTGGTGGCCAACCTGCTGGTGTGGCTCATTGCCTGTGCTTTGCTGTGGCCGCGGCGCGCAGCTTTTGGGCAGGCCCTTGGCCGGCTGCGCGAGCGGGCGGCCCAGACGACCCCCTGGTTTTGGCCGGCGGCGGGCGCTCTGGCTGCTACCCTCGCCCTGACGTCCGTGGGTAAACCCTGGCTTGCTCAGGGATTTTTTAACTACGACACCGGACTGTACCATGCCCCTTCGATCCGCTGGATCGAAAGCTACGGTGCGGTGCCCGGCCTGGGTAATCTGCTGCCGCCTCTGGCGGTCGATTCGCAGTGGTTTATTGCGAGTGCTCTGTTTAGTTTCGCCTGGCTCTATAAACACCCCCTGCACGCCCTGCTCGGTTTTGTAGCCTTCTGGGGTTTTTGTTTTGCCCTTGGGGGGGTGCGCGAGCTATTGGTCGGCAAAGGCGACTTGCGGGTAAGCAGTATTTTTCAGGTGCTGTCGCTGGTGCCTTTGCTTGAACTGGTAGGCAACGTCGCCTCGCCGACCACCGACGAACCGGCCGCGGTGTTGATGCTGGTGGCGCTCGCCCTGGTCTGCCGCAGCCTCGAAGTGGAGCAGACCCAGCGCGACACCCGCGCGCTGCAGCTGGCCGTGGCCGCGCTGGCGCTATTTGCCGTAGCCATCAAGTGGAGCGTACTGCCGTTGCTGCTGCCGGTGGGGTATCTCGCCTGGCGCCAGTGGCAAAAAGAAGGCGCCCCGGCCCTGCCAGGCTACGGCCTGCTGGTAGTCGGCATGCTCACACCCAAATTGGTGCGCGGTGTCATTCTCTCGGGGTACCTGGTCTATCCCTTTGCGGCCATCGACTGGTTCGGCTTCGACTGGAAGATGCCCATGGAGATTGTCCAATCGGAGAAGCGGTTTATCGAGAGTTGGGCGCGTATGCAGTTTCGCTCTCCGGAGGAGGTGCTGGGGGGCGGCTTCGGTTTCTGGTTTCCAAGCTGGGTCGAGCAGTTTCGCTCGACCCCGATTGCCTGGTGTTTGTTGGCGGCGGCGGGGGTGTTTGTGCTCTCGGCGCTGCGGCGGCGGGAGCACTGCGTGTCTATCCTGCGGCGCTATGGGATCGTCTATCTCACCGCCATGGCCGGGGTGGCCTACTGGTTCTGGACGGCGCCGTTTCTGCGCTTCGGTTACGGGTTTCTCGCCGTAACGGCAATTTTGCTGGTGCTCCCGGCAGCGGACGCTCTGGCTGCGCGTCTGCCCCGGATATCCGCCCGCCTGCGCCCGGAGGCCTTGGCCACCGCCGCCCTCGCCGCCCTGGTATTGCTCACCGAGGGTGAAAAACGTCTACTGGGTACAGGCCTCACATTGACCAGGCACTACCTCGAGACCCTCGAGCAGATCTACACGGGGTACCTGCCGATTGGATTGCTCTACCATCAGGTGGATTACCCCCAAATCGAGACACTGCTGTTGCCGATGCGCAATGCCCGGATCTATCGCCCCCTGACCGGCCAGCTGTGCTGGCACGCGCCGCTGCCGTGCACGCCCTACCTCTACAAACCCATCGAATTACGAAGCGGCTCGCTGCAAGGCGGTTTTCGCTCCCGGCCGGAC
Protein-coding sequences here:
- a CDS encoding ABC transporter permease, which translates into the protein MLRAIQPEKVYPSVQRYLELLFMLTWRNLKVRYRGSALGIYWSLLNPLIMTGVYTAIFGTTFASYYNDSLLSYLLAAFTGLVVINFFNITTLQALPSVVASGAMLNKIRIPFSVLPLSLVGANIFQYVVGVLPLLVVMTLFITGQPAHVPLLLLPSLALALVATGISLMVSALYVFFRDLPYIYELVTFALFLSSPVFYPAAIVPDSVKPFLAINPLTPIIESLRQLILGGTAIDWGLLGFALLSGGVVCGLGWVLFHAWSDRYMDLL
- a CDS encoding LptF/LptG family permease; the protein is MIGKVGGDPTARVLKIVDLYLVSELLLPFLFGVATFASLGMIVGSLFELVRAMLDNGLSVTVAAQVFALRLPSVIVITFPTAMLLATLLAYARLSGDAETVAMRACGMSVYRLVLPALSVGLLVTGATFMCNELVVPASNAEASRLLFQAIDRDKPDFQKDNIIYPEYGFVTPRDGRPTYHTLVRLFYARQFAGGIMRDLTVLDYSQDAVNQVITAAAAVYDNRSGAWTLQDGTVYVVAPDGSYRNVLRFKRQQVKLSERPEQFGGGARPEDLPIAQLSDYIRRLELSQQQVRTLQVSLQQKYAIPVTCFVFALVGATLGLRRVRTSNALGLGLSILIIFGYYLLMFVCQALGQTGVLAPWLGAWAPNLAVGALGGVLLWRTAR
- a CDS encoding phasin family protein; this translates as MENNVLKQLLLMGVGATAVITERLQQAVDEWVSDGRLRQEDAKEFLDDLLFRLREEQGNFEEQFRRQIKTVLKEYDVPNQTEIEALKSRLDRIEYQLRQLQERGG
- a CDS encoding LIC_10190 family membrane protein, which produces MASVILCWLYVTALGGLCGWLLLHRADRASEAVPPAVVPLVGLAAVTAAAGYLSLFIGLGLVANLLVWLIACALLWPRRAAFGQALGRLRERAAQTTPWFWPAAGALAATLALTSVGKPWLAQGFFNYDTGLYHAPSIRWIESYGAVPGLGNLLPPLAVDSQWFIASALFSFAWLYKHPLHALLGFVAFWGFCFALGGVRELLVGKGDLRVSSIFQVLSLVPLLELVGNVASPTTDEPAAVLMLVALALVCRSLEVEQTQRDTRALQLAVAALALFAVAIKWSVLPLLLPVGYLAWRQWQKEGAPALPGYGLLVVGMLTPKLVRGVILSGYLVYPFAAIDWFGFDWKMPMEIVQSEKRFIESWARMQFRSPEEVLGGGFGFWFPSWVEQFRSTPIAWCLLAAAGVFVLSALRRREHCVSILRRYGIVYLTAMAGVAYWFWTAPFLRFGYGFLAVTAILLVLPAADALAARLPRISARLRPEALATAALAALVLLTEGEKRLLGTGLTLTRHYLETLEQIYTGYLPIGLLYHQVDYPQIETLLLPMRNARIYRPLTGQLCWHAPLPCTPYLYKPIELRSGSLQGGFRSRPDDVTTSLADFDGRRIEREQRKKP
- a CDS encoding ABC transporter ATP-binding protein; protein product: MEAIRLSNVSLWRRTQEEFSYDLKKTVLTILDGRYRKPGRKQVLAGVDLTIESGEKVGIVGSNGSGKSTLLKVICGILKPTTGEVHVRGAIAPLIELGAGFDSDLSLVDNIVLYGVLLGFSRREMRARVRPILEFADLAAYADVPVKTLSSGMTARLGFAIATDVPPDILILDEVLSVGDERFKTKCRSRLEQYWGENATVLVVSHDLPYIEQSCERVVWMNGGRVMRSGPPAEVIASYLHSIQTPAGAERG